A single window of Leptospira koniambonensis DNA harbors:
- the cobU gene encoding bifunctional adenosylcobinamide kinase/adenosylcobinamide-phosphate guanylyltransferase, which yields MARLILVTGGCRSGKSRFALEKANSAEGEKFFLATCPRIDQEMDERIERHKQERTSWNTIEEELELFSALDTIPSESVVLIDCLSLWINNILFEANNKNQSLTQDQIKDICTKLGKHIIASKMKNVFLVTNEVGMGLVPENKEGRLYRDLLGICNQTFASIANEVYFLVSGIPIQIKFSPEINI from the coding sequence ATGGCCCGGTTAATTTTAGTCACAGGCGGCTGTAGAAGTGGGAAAAGTAGATTTGCTTTGGAAAAAGCAAACTCGGCAGAAGGAGAAAAATTCTTTTTAGCAACCTGCCCTCGTATAGATCAGGAAATGGATGAAAGAATAGAAAGGCATAAACAAGAAAGAACAAGTTGGAATACTATAGAAGAAGAATTAGAACTTTTCTCTGCATTAGATACCATTCCTTCCGAATCAGTTGTACTAATTGATTGTTTAAGTCTTTGGATCAATAATATACTATTTGAAGCTAATAATAAAAACCAGAGTCTTACTCAAGACCAAATTAAAGACATTTGTACAAAACTAGGAAAACATATCATAGCTTCAAAAATGAAAAATGTATTTTTAGTTACGAACGAAGTTGGAATGGGTCTAGTTCCAGAAAACAAAGAAGGTAGATTATATAGGGATCTACTGGGGATATGTAATCAAACCTTTGCTTCCATCGCGAATGAAGTGTATTTTTTAGTAAGCGGGATTCCAATCCAAATTAAATTTTCTCCGGAAATCAATATATGA
- a CDS encoding cobyric acid synthase — protein MKSDQINSHGGNLYKMANIAGVGPEEILDFSSNLNPLGFPDWVRPLINSRISDLIHYPDPNYTNTRISLEKYWNIPKDEIVFGNGASELIHILPKIKKFDLAVIAQPSYIDYQKSLKLAGLQIQEIYLQRESDFELDYEVLAGILQRNPEKQIFVLLGHPNNPSGKLLDRDKILILSSEYKNAFFVIDESFIDFCPGDVSFRNYRSENLAVLWSLTKILALPGLRIGLLLTDPKNASKISELLPSWSVNSLSASILEKFGEDRNFLLKTKEKIFEWKHSFQKEVEDLGIFKIFNTNANFILLELTDTKYNISELENLLLKKFKIGIRNCSNFTGLENNYIRIAIKTQEENEKLIQALHSIFKKNPKPSKIKKEKPALMFQGTASNVGKSILATAFCRIFTQDGFKVAPFKSQNMALNSFVTYEGAEIGRAQALQAQACKIKADYRMNPILLKPSSEKDSQVILNGKPVEAMDFRDYIKFKVSAFDEVKKSYDSLSEEFDMVILEGAGGVSEVNLKDKDIVNMRMAEYAKAKVLLIGNIDHGGVFGSFVGAMETMSEWERRLVSGFLINRFRGIKSLLDPGLKYLEETTRKNVFGIIPFLNDLRLPEEDSLEFKAGSLNDTSPLGDRIDIVLIDTPRISNHTDLDSLRIEPDVRVRIAQRKEEIGNPDVLILPGSKNVITDLNYLKESGISETILNFHKEGKTEIIGICGGYQMLGESVHDPFQIESNLGSAEGLNLIRVKTILEKEKLLKQTEGTHLLSGKKVSGYEIHHGNTKEISAKSIFHSDSGESLGHQGISEQVWGTYLHGVFDEDEFRRWFLDRIRIKKGMRPLGKIQAKYELETNLDRLADEVRNSVNMSEIYKILGLT, from the coding sequence ATGAAATCAGATCAGATAAATTCACATGGAGGAAATTTATATAAAATGGCAAATATTGCCGGAGTAGGTCCTGAAGAAATTTTGGACTTCTCTTCTAATCTAAATCCTCTTGGTTTTCCGGATTGGGTCCGCCCACTGATCAATTCCAGGATCAGCGATCTGATCCATTATCCAGATCCAAATTATACTAATACCAGAATTTCCTTAGAAAAATATTGGAATATTCCAAAAGATGAAATTGTTTTTGGAAATGGTGCCTCGGAATTAATACATATTCTGCCTAAGATCAAAAAGTTTGATTTAGCTGTAATCGCTCAGCCATCTTATATAGACTATCAAAAAAGTTTAAAATTAGCCGGACTTCAAATCCAGGAAATTTATCTACAAAGAGAATCCGACTTTGAATTAGACTATGAGGTGCTGGCCGGGATCCTCCAAAGGAATCCTGAAAAACAAATATTCGTTCTATTAGGCCATCCAAATAACCCATCTGGAAAATTATTAGATAGAGATAAAATCCTAATATTATCCTCAGAATATAAAAATGCATTTTTCGTAATAGATGAATCTTTTATAGATTTTTGCCCAGGCGATGTTTCTTTTAGAAATTATAGATCTGAAAATCTAGCTGTTCTTTGGTCTTTGACTAAAATTTTAGCTCTTCCTGGGCTCAGGATTGGTCTTCTACTAACAGATCCCAAGAATGCTTCCAAAATTTCCGAACTTCTTCCCAGCTGGTCCGTAAATAGTTTAAGCGCTTCAATTCTAGAAAAATTTGGAGAAGATCGAAACTTTTTGCTTAAGACCAAAGAAAAAATTTTTGAATGGAAGCATTCATTTCAGAAGGAAGTAGAGGATTTAGGTATTTTTAAGATCTTTAATACGAATGCAAATTTCATTCTGTTAGAACTTACTGACACAAAATATAATATTTCGGAATTAGAGAACCTTCTTCTTAAAAAATTTAAAATTGGGATCCGAAATTGCAGCAATTTTACAGGATTAGAAAATAATTATATAAGGATCGCGATAAAAACTCAGGAAGAAAACGAAAAGCTTATACAAGCTCTTCATTCTATATTTAAGAAAAATCCTAAACCTTCTAAAATCAAAAAAGAAAAACCGGCTCTTATGTTCCAGGGAACTGCTTCCAATGTTGGAAAAAGTATATTAGCTACTGCATTTTGTAGGATATTTACCCAAGATGGTTTCAAGGTTGCACCTTTCAAATCCCAAAATATGGCCTTGAACTCTTTTGTAACTTATGAAGGAGCAGAAATAGGAAGAGCACAAGCTTTACAAGCGCAAGCTTGCAAGATCAAAGCGGATTACAGAATGAATCCTATCCTTCTTAAACCTTCCAGCGAAAAAGATTCACAGGTTATCTTAAATGGAAAACCAGTGGAAGCAATGGATTTCAGAGATTATATAAAATTCAAAGTAAGCGCTTTTGACGAGGTTAAAAAATCATACGATTCACTTTCGGAAGAATTTGATATGGTAATTTTAGAAGGAGCCGGCGGAGTATCAGAAGTTAATTTAAAAGATAAAGATATAGTAAATATGAGAATGGCCGAGTATGCCAAAGCAAAAGTATTATTGATCGGGAATATAGATCATGGAGGAGTATTCGGGTCTTTTGTGGGCGCAATGGAAACGATGTCCGAATGGGAAAGAAGACTAGTTTCAGGTTTTCTAATAAACCGATTCAGAGGAATAAAAAGTCTACTCGATCCCGGTCTGAAGTATTTAGAGGAAACCACTCGTAAAAATGTATTTGGGATAATTCCATTTTTAAATGATCTGAGATTACCCGAAGAAGACTCCTTAGAATTCAAAGCTGGAAGTTTAAATGATACTTCTCCATTGGGAGACAGGATAGATATAGTCTTAATCGATACACCCAGAATCTCAAATCATACAGATCTTGATTCTCTCAGAATAGAACCAGATGTTAGAGTCAGGATTGCTCAAAGAAAAGAAGAAATAGGAAATCCGGACGTTTTGATACTCCCCGGAAGTAAAAATGTGATCACGGATCTGAACTACCTAAAAGAATCCGGAATTTCAGAAACTATTTTAAATTTCCATAAAGAAGGAAAAACTGAAATTATAGGAATTTGCGGCGGCTACCAAATGTTGGGAGAATCTGTCCATGATCCTTTTCAAATAGAAAGCAATTTAGGCTCCGCAGAAGGTCTAAATCTAATCAGAGTCAAAACTATATTAGAAAAAGAAAAATTACTAAAACAAACAGAAGGGACTCACCTTCTGTCAGGAAAAAAAGTATCCGGCTATGAAATACACCATGGAAATACAAAAGAAATATCCGCAAAATCTATATTTCATAGTGACTCAGGGGAAAGTTTAGGCCACCAAGGAATTTCAGAACAAGTCTGGGGAACTTATCTGCATGGAGTGTTCGACGAAGACGAGTTCAGGAGATGGTTCTTAGATAGGATACGAATTAAAAAAGGAATGAGGCCCTTGGGCAAGATCCAAGCAAAGTATGAATTGGAAACCAATCTCGATCGTTTAGCGGATGAGGTCAGAAACTCAGTTAATATGTCAGAAATTTATAAGATCTTGGGACTTACATGA
- the cbiB gene encoding adenosylcobinamide-phosphate synthase CbiB has product MNSIWVLPASLLLDLGFGDPQGLPHPVRFIGKFARYMEKVSRKYIRSERFAGCITAFSVYLLSFIFPWIIIKLSSYIHPFLAELASAFIIYTSIALKDLLDHSNDVYSALRENDLKKARIMVGKIVGRDTANLEEPEIVRAGLESLGESLVDGITAPLFFAALGGPAFAMLYRSINTLDSLFGYKNETYLKFGWASARIDDIANYIPARLTAPILCVSAAILGFHPLRSFKILIRDGRKHPSPNSGLCEAALAGALKIQLGGQNYYSGIPSEKPKLGDPDRKLAPTLILDANKIIFLTSILSSLLFLGLGQISHLILGTFYNL; this is encoded by the coding sequence ATGAATTCCATTTGGGTTCTTCCAGCTTCTCTACTTTTAGACTTAGGCTTTGGAGATCCTCAAGGTCTTCCTCATCCAGTTAGGTTCATCGGAAAATTTGCTAGATATATGGAGAAGGTCTCAAGAAAATATATTCGCTCCGAGCGATTCGCTGGATGTATCACTGCATTTTCAGTATATTTACTTTCTTTTATATTCCCTTGGATCATTATAAAATTATCAAGTTACATTCATCCTTTTTTAGCAGAATTAGCATCTGCATTTATTATATATACAAGTATCGCGTTAAAGGACCTATTAGATCATAGTAATGATGTATACTCTGCGCTCAGAGAAAATGATCTAAAAAAAGCCAGGATCATGGTGGGCAAAATTGTAGGTAGGGACACTGCAAATTTAGAAGAACCTGAAATAGTCAGAGCTGGCCTCGAAAGTCTGGGGGAAAGTCTGGTAGATGGGATCACTGCTCCCCTATTTTTTGCAGCCTTGGGCGGCCCTGCTTTTGCAATGTTATACCGTTCCATCAATACGTTGGATTCCCTATTCGGCTATAAGAATGAAACCTATCTGAAATTTGGTTGGGCTTCTGCAAGAATAGATGATATAGCGAATTATATTCCAGCGAGACTAACTGCTCCCATACTTTGTGTTTCTGCTGCAATTTTAGGTTTTCATCCATTAAGATCCTTTAAAATACTAATACGAGATGGGAGAAAGCATCCAAGTCCTAATTCCGGACTTTGTGAAGCTGCCTTGGCTGGAGCCCTAAAAATACAATTAGGAGGCCAAAATTATTACTCAGGAATTCCAAGCGAGAAACCAAAATTAGGAGATCCTGATCGAAAATTGGCACCAACTCTTATCTTAGATGCAAATAAAATTATATTCTTAACTTCTATCCTATCCTCACTTTTGTTCTTAGGTTTGGGACAGATATCTCATTTAATACTTGGGACCTTCTACAATTTATAA
- a CDS encoding histidine phosphatase family protein, with protein sequence MKKEEYKLFLIRHGETEWNKERRLQGQIDTSLSEYGIEQAFALANKLKNKEIEIIFSSDLKRAKETSEKISDKLGIEIVYDPGLREIHLGEAQGILESELSSIFGEGSFSNWKSSDRIHDQFRFSGGESKSEAGSRIIKTILNLLKIYGKKNVAICSHGFVLSRFFEHFSLQEFPHSKIGNCEVLDLSISLEISEKIYQ encoded by the coding sequence ATGAAAAAAGAAGAATATAAACTTTTCCTAATTAGGCATGGGGAAACAGAATGGAATAAAGAAAGAAGGTTACAAGGACAAATAGATACCTCTCTTTCAGAATATGGTATAGAACAAGCCTTCGCATTAGCCAATAAGTTAAAGAATAAAGAGATAGAGATAATCTTTAGCAGTGACTTAAAAAGAGCGAAAGAAACTTCTGAAAAAATATCTGATAAATTAGGAATAGAGATCGTATATGATCCAGGTCTCAGAGAGATCCATTTAGGAGAAGCACAAGGAATTTTAGAATCGGAACTTTCTAGTATATTTGGAGAAGGATCATTTTCCAACTGGAAGAGTTCTGATCGGATCCACGATCAGTTTAGATTTTCTGGTGGAGAAAGTAAATCCGAAGCAGGGTCAAGGATCATCAAAACTATATTAAATTTATTGAAAATTTATGGAAAAAAGAATGTAGCGATTTGCAGTCATGGATTTGTTCTATCTAGATTTTTTGAGCACTTTTCTCTACAGGAATTTCCTCATTCTAAAATTGGAAATTGTGAAGTATTAGATTTATCTATTTCGTTAGAGATTTCGGAAAAAATTTATCAATAA
- a CDS encoding TonB-dependent receptor: MRQNILRYAGIGISISYFICAIFSPILSQDEETKPTNGKERTEAEKLELKKKISEYKPDAIVIRDRRSNLIGIASSASEGVVGSDQIKTRPIMRQGEVAELIPGVIVTQHSGGGKANQFFLRGFNLDHGTDLASNVDGMPVNNVSHAHGQGYTDLNFLIPELVEQMQYKKGVYYADQGDFASAGAFNISYFKSLAKGIASVEGGTLGYARTLIAKSHKVGPGDLLYAIEASHNDGPWVISDNFRRVNGVTSYSVGDKQKGFSISLMGYKGSWHSTGQAPKRALRMGDSWLDPDSGLSRFESVDHNDGGWSNRASVNFEAHRLERGYEAKTQFYGIYYDLRLFSNFTYYLDDPVRGDQHEQADRRTIAGSKSSYKDISEFWGLRIENTIGLQIRRDYIQNGLFHTEKRARLETVREDGIIQLSSGLYYENKIQWSKKFRTVLGVRGDYYKFNVDDWGTKERSDRNARIYSPKGSIIIGPWYKTEFYISGGYGFHSNDARGVVQKTDSADPLVQTRGGEVGLRTEPVHGWQSTFSVWQLDMNSELLFTGDNGTTEASRPSTRKGFEWANYYSYNSWLMIDADFATSRSRFRDDDPSGNYIPGSIRNTLASGITLKNPDGFFGSLRVRYFGNRSLIEDNTVRSPATTTVNFQFGRNFGEDLSIVFEVFNLLNTHVSDIDYYYASRLKNEAVGPNEGGYNDIHTHPAQPRSIRLSMRSSF; this comes from the coding sequence ATGAGGCAAAACATTCTTCGGTATGCCGGCATCGGCATATCCATATCGTATTTTATATGTGCGATCTTCTCCCCTATCCTTTCTCAGGATGAGGAAACAAAACCGACTAACGGAAAAGAAAGGACAGAAGCAGAAAAATTAGAGCTTAAGAAAAAAATCTCTGAATACAAACCGGATGCTATCGTGATCAGAGATAGAAGATCTAACTTAATAGGGATCGCTTCTTCCGCAAGTGAAGGAGTTGTAGGTTCCGATCAGATTAAAACAAGACCAATCATGAGACAGGGAGAAGTCGCAGAGTTAATCCCAGGTGTGATCGTAACCCAACATAGCGGTGGAGGAAAAGCAAACCAATTCTTCTTGAGAGGTTTTAACTTAGACCACGGAACCGATCTTGCTTCCAATGTGGATGGAATGCCCGTCAATAATGTTAGTCACGCCCACGGCCAAGGTTATACCGATCTGAACTTTCTTATTCCAGAACTTGTGGAACAAATGCAATATAAGAAAGGAGTTTATTACGCAGACCAAGGAGATTTTGCATCTGCAGGTGCATTCAATATTTCTTATTTTAAAAGTTTAGCAAAAGGTATTGCGAGTGTGGAAGGTGGAACCTTAGGTTATGCAAGAACTCTTATAGCAAAGTCACATAAAGTCGGACCAGGAGATCTTTTATACGCAATCGAAGCATCTCATAATGACGGTCCTTGGGTGATTTCAGATAACTTTAGAAGAGTAAATGGTGTTACAAGTTATTCTGTAGGTGATAAACAAAAAGGATTTAGCATCAGTCTTATGGGCTATAAAGGTAGCTGGCATTCAACAGGACAGGCACCTAAAAGAGCACTTAGAATGGGAGATTCTTGGTTAGATCCTGATTCAGGTTTGAGCAGATTCGAAAGTGTGGATCATAACGATGGTGGATGGTCAAACAGAGCAAGTGTTAATTTTGAAGCTCATCGTTTAGAAAGAGGATACGAGGCAAAAACTCAATTTTATGGAATATATTACGATTTACGATTATTCTCTAACTTCACTTATTATTTAGATGATCCAGTAAGAGGAGACCAACACGAACAAGCAGATAGAAGAACGATAGCTGGAAGTAAATCAAGTTATAAAGATATCAGCGAATTTTGGGGGCTTCGTATAGAGAATACGATTGGGCTCCAAATCAGAAGAGATTACATCCAGAACGGTTTATTTCATACTGAAAAAAGAGCCAGGTTAGAAACAGTTAGAGAAGATGGAATTATTCAGTTAAGTTCAGGACTATATTATGAAAACAAGATACAGTGGTCTAAAAAATTCAGAACAGTACTCGGCGTCCGAGGAGATTATTATAAATTTAATGTAGATGATTGGGGAACGAAAGAAAGATCAGATAGAAATGCAAGGATCTATAGCCCAAAAGGAAGTATTATTATAGGACCATGGTATAAGACTGAATTTTATATAAGCGGCGGCTACGGATTCCATAGTAATGATGCAAGAGGTGTGGTGCAAAAAACAGATTCTGCGGATCCACTGGTTCAAACAAGAGGTGGAGAAGTTGGACTAAGGACCGAACCAGTACACGGTTGGCAATCCACATTCTCAGTTTGGCAATTGGATATGAATTCTGAACTTTTATTTACAGGAGACAATGGAACCACAGAAGCAAGTAGACCAAGCACTCGAAAAGGATTCGAATGGGCAAATTATTATTCTTATAACTCTTGGCTCATGATAGATGCTGACTTTGCAACTTCCAGATCCAGATTCAGAGATGATGATCCTTCAGGAAATTATATCCCAGGATCCATACGCAATACATTAGCATCAGGGATCACATTAAAAAATCCTGATGGATTTTTTGGATCTCTAAGAGTAAGATATTTCGGAAATCGTTCATTGATTGAAGACAATACAGTCCGCTCTCCTGCAACAACTACTGTAAACTTCCAGTTTGGAAGGAATTTTGGAGAAGATCTGAGTATTGTTTTCGAAGTATTCAATTTATTGAATACTCATGTAAGCGATATAGATTATTATTATGCTTCCAGATTAAAGAATGAAGCTGTCGGTCCGAACGAAGGAGGATATAATGATATTCATACCCACCCAGCTCAGCCAAGATCAATTCGACTTTCTATGAGGTCTTCTTTTTAG
- a CDS encoding response regulator yields the protein MKDTRILIVEDEGLVAQDIRHRLIRMGYPEPSIANTGETAVKQAIALQPDLILIDIVLANGYLDGIDAAKRIRKFLDVPIVYITASSDSQTLTRAKLTEPNAYILKPFQTRELQIVIELILYKHEVEKELLEKARLVSTELRNMHEGVIAFDSKGQISFMNLSAEKLTGWLESDAIGKPLGDVLSMKNLPDMESFELDNHLAEKIPLESVPSHGVLLSKNGLSTEVFTFTKSVPKNKEVDVDRILVIRDYVKK from the coding sequence ATGAAAGATACTAGGATTTTGATCGTAGAGGACGAAGGGCTTGTTGCCCAGGATATCCGTCATAGACTGATAAGGATGGGATATCCCGAGCCTAGTATTGCAAATACAGGCGAAACTGCGGTCAAACAGGCAATTGCTCTTCAGCCTGATCTGATCTTAATTGATATAGTTCTTGCGAATGGATATTTGGATGGGATAGACGCTGCTAAAAGGATCAGGAAATTTTTAGATGTTCCTATTGTTTATATCACTGCTTCTTCGGATTCTCAGACATTGACCAGAGCTAAATTAACAGAACCGAATGCATATATCCTGAAACCTTTTCAGACAAGAGAACTGCAGATTGTGATCGAATTGATCCTTTATAAACATGAAGTTGAGAAGGAGCTATTGGAGAAGGCGAGGCTCGTTTCTACTGAACTTCGAAATATGCACGAAGGAGTGATTGCTTTTGATTCAAAAGGGCAGATCTCTTTTATGAATTTGTCTGCAGAAAAGCTCACCGGTTGGCTGGAATCTGATGCAATTGGGAAACCTCTTGGTGATGTATTGAGTATGAAAAATCTTCCTGATATGGAAAGTTTCGAGTTAGATAATCATCTAGCAGAAAAAATCCCTTTGGAGTCAGTTCCTTCGCATGGTGTTTTACTTTCTAAAAATGGACTTAGTACTGAGGTTTTTACATTCACTAAATCCGTTCCTAAAAATAAGGAAGTAGACGTAGACCGTATTTTAGTAATACGAGACTACGTCAAAAAATAG
- a CDS encoding response regulator: protein MISSEAKILIVEDESIVAKDILSKLSDLGYDFVSIASTGNEALRKVYLDKPDLLLMDIMLSRGNYDGIETVQEILDKMDLPVIYLTAYADESTLVRSKPTRPYGYLLKPFQTKELQIAIEIALNKHGLDKKRKRERRNMSAILHGVRDLIKPSSEEAGV, encoded by the coding sequence ATGATCTCGAGCGAAGCAAAAATACTGATAGTAGAAGACGAGAGTATCGTAGCCAAAGATATACTTAGTAAATTATCCGATCTCGGTTATGATTTCGTAAGTATCGCCTCTACAGGAAATGAAGCATTAAGAAAGGTTTATTTAGATAAACCGGACCTTCTTCTTATGGATATTATGTTGTCTAGAGGGAATTACGACGGAATAGAAACAGTCCAGGAAATTTTGGATAAGATGGATCTGCCAGTGATCTATCTTACTGCTTATGCAGATGAGTCTACTCTTGTTCGTAGTAAACCAACAAGGCCATACGGTTATCTACTTAAACCTTTCCAAACCAAAGAATTGCAAATAGCGATTGAGATCGCTTTGAATAAACATGGGTTGGATAAAAAAAGAAAAAGAGAAAGAAGGAATATGTCTGCCATACTCCACGGAGTAAGAGACCTGATCAAACCTTCCTCGGAAGAAGCTGGTGTTTGA
- a CDS encoding sensor histidine kinase — MEQPMKVSILLVDDHADNLQVMEHILKSPELNLIKAGSGEEALKALLDEPDEVALIFMDVRMPGMDGFEAAALIRQREKCAKIPIIFLTAYANNETGMFKGYSLGAVDFLVKPTAPEILRSKAAVFVDLHRKNKILRIQEELLRQSHDELEIRVEERTFELHRVNNELMTEIAERKRAEEALTASLKEKEVLLREIHHRVKNNLQIVSSILSLQGNYITDRKSLEMFQDCQSRIKSIALIHELLYQNEDLAHTDFQEYLNSLVTNLLRTYRVNSRIRFEIHAESVHLTLDTAIHCGLIVTELVTNSLKYGFRDREEGTIQISITAKYEEYSLTVEDDGVGFPEEIDYRQTDSLGLQLVNTLTQQIDGSLILDRSKGTKFTLVFRERSRVRK; from the coding sequence ATGGAACAACCAATGAAAGTGAGTATTCTGTTAGTAGATGATCATGCTGATAATCTACAGGTAATGGAGCATATTCTTAAGAGCCCTGAATTAAATTTGATCAAGGCTGGTTCAGGAGAAGAAGCATTAAAGGCACTTCTGGACGAACCGGACGAAGTTGCATTGATCTTCATGGATGTAAGAATGCCTGGAATGGATGGTTTCGAAGCGGCGGCGCTCATCCGTCAAAGGGAAAAATGTGCTAAGATCCCAATCATCTTTCTTACTGCTTACGCAAATAACGAAACTGGAATGTTCAAAGGGTATTCTTTGGGAGCGGTGGACTTCTTAGTAAAACCAACTGCACCGGAGATACTTAGATCTAAAGCAGCCGTTTTCGTTGATCTGCATAGGAAAAATAAAATATTAAGAATCCAAGAAGAGCTTCTGAGACAAAGTCATGATGAGTTGGAGATCCGTGTAGAAGAAAGGACTTTCGAGCTACATAGAGTAAACAATGAGCTAATGACCGAGATTGCAGAACGGAAGCGGGCCGAAGAAGCATTAACCGCTTCTTTAAAAGAAAAAGAAGTTCTGTTAAGAGAGATCCATCATAGGGTTAAGAACAATCTTCAGATTGTTTCCAGTATCTTAAGTCTGCAAGGAAACTATATAACGGATCGTAAGTCTTTAGAAATGTTCCAGGATTGCCAATCCAGGATCAAGTCTATAGCTCTCATTCATGAGTTGTTATACCAAAATGAAGATCTGGCGCATACTGACTTCCAAGAATACCTCAACAGTTTGGTTACCAACCTCTTAAGAACTTACAGGGTAAATTCTAGGATCAGATTTGAAATACACGCAGAATCAGTCCATCTAACGTTAGATACTGCGATCCATTGCGGGTTAATTGTCACAGAACTTGTTACAAATTCCTTAAAATATGGATTTAGGGACAGAGAAGAAGGGACTATTCAGATCTCTATTACAGCTAAATACGAAGAGTATTCATTGACTGTAGAAGATGATGGGGTGGGATTTCCGGAAGAAATTGACTATCGACAAACAGATTCTTTGGGTTTACAATTAGTCAATACTTTGACCCAGCAAATAGACGGAAGTTTGATCTTGGATCGGAGCAAGGGGACTAAGTTCACGTTAGTCTTTCGCGAAAGGAGCCGTGTCCGAAAATGA